A region of Paraburkholderia sp. BL23I1N1 DNA encodes the following proteins:
- a CDS encoding MaoC/PaaZ C-terminal domain-containing protein, whose protein sequence is MEEIETVGLGIHWEDLPVGRKFRTVGRTVTEADVVNFVSVTGMLEVLFTNTEFLKKTSAIKGRVAPGALVFTFIEGLLTQATMQGVGFAFLNMELDIKGPTFVGDTIHAECEVIECRASNGRPGLGLVRTRNRVFKQDGSEVMVYTPLRLVKGRDYKA, encoded by the coding sequence ATGGAAGAAATCGAAACGGTTGGCTTGGGGATTCACTGGGAAGACCTGCCCGTCGGCCGCAAGTTCAGGACGGTCGGACGCACCGTGACCGAAGCGGATGTCGTCAATTTTGTTTCCGTGACCGGCATGCTCGAAGTGCTGTTCACCAATACCGAGTTTCTGAAAAAGACGTCGGCGATCAAGGGCCGGGTCGCGCCCGGCGCGCTGGTGTTTACCTTCATCGAGGGGTTGCTCACGCAGGCGACGATGCAAGGCGTGGGTTTCGCGTTCCTGAACATGGAGCTCGACATCAAGGGTCCAACCTTTGTCGGCGACACGATTCACGCCGAATGTGAGGTCATCGAATGCCGGGCCAGCAATGGGCGCCCGGGACTGGGGCTCGTGCGCACCCGCAACCGGGTGTTCAAGCAGGACGGCTCGGAAGTCATGGTGTATACGCCGCTGCGGCTGGTGAAAGGCAGAGACTACAAGGCGTGA
- a CDS encoding CaiB/BaiF CoA-transferase family protein, with the protein MHTPQQPLDLPTGPLTGVRVIDLTINVLGPVATQLLGDMGADVVKIEPPEGDQNRKNGPGQNPDMAVFYTIMNRNKRSVSLNLKLAECREAVLRLVETADVFIHSMRPSAAKRLGIDYDAIKARNPHIIYASGPGYRPDGPYRDRPAFDDVIQGESGIAAMNRDADGSPRYFPTVIVDKFCGYVLASSVSMALYHRERTGLGQCVQVPMFETMLQFNLFEHLWEGALGSADGKGLGYSRMFSPHRRPYATKDGHICLLAVNNDQWRRVLYAIDAAHLLDDPRFCHMADRMRNINELYRMVSDAIQTRTTAEWNAIFAAADVPHGPVRELNDLMLDDYLKETGFFQHYEHPTEGDMVMTSIPVHFSESPGNVRYLPPNLGEHSVEVLMEAGYTASEAAKLSGRAPVDSTPVAEAITKA; encoded by the coding sequence ATGCACACCCCACAGCAACCTCTCGATCTGCCGACCGGTCCGCTGACCGGCGTGCGCGTCATCGACCTGACGATCAATGTGCTGGGGCCCGTCGCGACGCAGCTTCTTGGCGACATGGGTGCGGACGTCGTCAAGATCGAGCCGCCCGAAGGCGACCAGAACCGCAAGAACGGACCAGGGCAGAACCCCGACATGGCGGTGTTCTACACGATCATGAACCGCAACAAGCGGAGCGTGTCGCTGAACCTGAAGCTGGCCGAATGCCGGGAGGCTGTGCTCCGGCTCGTCGAGACCGCCGATGTCTTCATTCACAGCATGCGGCCGAGCGCGGCGAAGCGCCTCGGCATCGATTACGACGCGATCAAGGCACGCAATCCGCACATCATTTATGCATCGGGCCCTGGCTATCGTCCGGACGGACCCTACCGGGACCGCCCCGCATTCGACGACGTCATCCAGGGCGAGAGCGGAATCGCCGCCATGAATCGCGATGCGGACGGCTCGCCGCGCTACTTCCCGACGGTAATCGTCGACAAGTTCTGCGGCTATGTGCTTGCCTCGTCCGTCAGCATGGCGCTGTATCACCGCGAGCGCACCGGTCTGGGCCAGTGCGTACAGGTGCCGATGTTCGAAACGATGCTGCAGTTCAACCTGTTCGAACATCTGTGGGAAGGCGCACTCGGCTCGGCGGACGGCAAGGGGCTGGGTTATTCGCGTATGTTCTCGCCGCACCGCCGGCCGTACGCAACGAAGGACGGTCACATCTGTCTGCTCGCGGTCAACAACGACCAGTGGCGGCGCGTGCTGTATGCGATCGACGCGGCTCATCTGCTCGACGATCCGCGCTTCTGCCACATGGCCGACCGCATGCGCAACATCAACGAGCTGTATCGCATGGTCAGCGACGCGATCCAGACCCGGACCACGGCCGAGTGGAATGCCATCTTCGCGGCCGCCGATGTGCCGCACGGTCCGGTGCGTGAACTGAACGACCTGATGCTCGACGACTACCTGAAAGAGACCGGGTTTTTCCAGCACTACGAGCATCCGACAGAAGGCGACATGGTGATGACGTCGATCCCCGTGCACTTCTCCGAGTCGCCCGGCAATGTGCGCTACCTGCCGCCGAATCTGGGCGAGCACAGCGTCGAAGTACTCATGGAGGCCGGATACACCGCGAGCGAGGCTGCGAAACTGAGCGGCCGCGCCCCGGTCGATTCGACACCTGTCGCTGAAGCGATCACCAAGGCTTGA
- a CDS encoding glucose 1-dehydrogenase → MKGLKNKVVVVTGGAGGIGTAISKRFGEEGSVVALFDLNAESAGRVVDEIESAGGKARAYRVDITDHEGVSAAVAQVEKELGPIEMLVNNAGWDMGAFFLQTEKPFWDKVVAINLYGPLNMHHAVLKRMAERGRGRVVNISSDAGRVGSSMEAVYSFCKGGIIAFSKTMAREMARQQIPINVVCPGPTATALLDNLAQGEKGERIKAALVKAVPFGRMGEPDDIAGTVAFLSSDDAAFITGQVISISGGLTMAG, encoded by the coding sequence ATGAAAGGTCTGAAGAACAAGGTCGTAGTCGTCACGGGCGGCGCAGGCGGAATCGGCACGGCCATCAGCAAGCGCTTCGGCGAAGAAGGCTCCGTTGTCGCGCTCTTCGATCTGAACGCCGAAAGCGCCGGGCGTGTGGTGGACGAAATCGAATCCGCGGGCGGCAAGGCTCGCGCCTATCGCGTCGACATCACCGATCATGAAGGCGTGAGCGCAGCTGTCGCGCAAGTCGAGAAGGAACTCGGCCCGATCGAGATGCTCGTGAACAACGCGGGCTGGGACATGGGTGCGTTTTTTCTCCAAACGGAAAAGCCGTTCTGGGACAAGGTCGTCGCCATCAACCTGTATGGTCCGCTGAACATGCACCACGCCGTTCTGAAGCGAATGGCCGAACGCGGCCGCGGGAGAGTGGTGAATATTTCGTCCGATGCGGGGCGCGTTGGTTCGTCGATGGAAGCGGTGTATTCGTTCTGCAAGGGCGGCATCATCGCGTTTTCGAAGACCATGGCGCGTGAAATGGCGCGGCAGCAGATCCCTATCAATGTTGTCTGCCCTGGTCCGACGGCCACCGCGTTGCTCGACAACCTAGCGCAGGGAGAAAAAGGCGAACGCATCAAGGCGGCGCTCGTCAAGGCGGTGCCCTTTGGGCGCATGGGCGAACCCGACGATATAGCGGGCACGGTCGCCTTCCTCTCCAGTGACGATGCCGCGTTCATCACCGGCCAGGTGATCAGCATCTCCGGCGGCCTGACGATGGCAGGCTGA
- a CDS encoding enoyl-CoA hydratase-related protein, protein MEFQDILYREAEGVATITINRPKVYNAFNANTCEELIKAFGKAGWNKDIGVVVLTGAGEKAFCTGGDQSGDGYGGRGTVGLPIEELQSIIRDIPKPVIARVNGYAIGGGNVLVTICDLAIASDTAIFGQVGPKVGSVDPGFGTAYLARIVGEKRAREIWYLCRKYSAKEALEWGLINAAVPPGHLDAETKKWCDEILQMSPTAIALAKRSFNIDTENIRGIGAFAMQALALYYDTDESKEGGNAFREKRKPEFRKFVK, encoded by the coding sequence ATGGAATTCCAGGACATTCTGTATCGCGAGGCTGAGGGCGTCGCGACGATCACCATCAATCGCCCGAAGGTGTACAACGCGTTCAACGCGAATACGTGCGAAGAACTGATCAAGGCGTTTGGCAAAGCGGGCTGGAACAAGGACATCGGTGTTGTCGTGCTGACTGGCGCGGGCGAAAAGGCCTTCTGTACGGGCGGCGATCAATCCGGCGACGGTTACGGTGGACGCGGCACGGTCGGCCTGCCGATCGAAGAGTTGCAGAGCATCATTCGCGACATTCCCAAACCCGTCATCGCACGGGTGAATGGCTATGCGATCGGCGGAGGAAACGTGCTCGTCACGATCTGCGACCTCGCCATCGCATCGGACACGGCGATTTTTGGCCAGGTCGGTCCGAAGGTCGGTTCGGTCGATCCCGGTTTCGGCACAGCGTACCTTGCGCGCATCGTCGGCGAAAAACGCGCGCGCGAAATCTGGTATCTGTGCCGCAAATACAGCGCGAAGGAGGCGCTCGAATGGGGATTGATCAACGCGGCTGTCCCGCCCGGGCACCTCGATGCGGAAACGAAAAAATGGTGCGACGAAATCTTGCAGATGAGCCCGACCGCCATCGCGCTCGCCAAGCGCTCGTTCAATATCGACACCGAGAACATTCGGGGTATCGGTGCGTTCGCAATGCAGGCGCTGGCGCTTTACTACGATACGGATGAATCAAAGGAAGGCGGCAACGCGTTCCGTGAAAAACGTAAACCGGAGTTCCGAAAGTTTGTGAAGTAA
- a CDS encoding acyl-CoA dehydrogenase family protein: protein MNFDLNDEQQMLQDSAQRFVQKNYTFEHRGKLLAHEAGFSSGMWRTFGEMGWLGVAVPEAFGGLGFTPVESALIAEQLGRALVLEPYVMCGVFPAAVVTRCASGEQRDDLLAEIISGDAVIAVAHSEREARGVVSHVSTTARPMPGGTWCLDGRKTLVVGAPVADRLIVVARVAGGVRDDAGVALFLVDPRATGVTLEPYRLLDGTLAADVMLAGATVAASAVLGTPGESLQGLQAAVDEAIVASCAELLGDIDDTIELTSDYLKTRKQFGVPIGSFQALQHRIADMAIDAMQARSTLHRALRALTEDGPARSVEVSGCKAQTVRSGKFVTQQGIQLHGGYGITDEYKVGHHYRRMLIVDVLFGNMEHHLNRYARQIQADARAMAA from the coding sequence ATGAACTTTGATCTGAACGACGAACAGCAGATGTTGCAGGACAGCGCGCAGCGCTTCGTGCAAAAAAACTATACGTTCGAGCATCGCGGCAAACTGCTTGCTCATGAAGCAGGCTTTTCAAGCGGCATGTGGCGCACTTTTGGCGAGATGGGCTGGCTCGGTGTCGCGGTGCCCGAAGCATTTGGCGGTCTGGGATTTACGCCGGTCGAGAGTGCGCTGATCGCGGAGCAACTCGGACGCGCGCTCGTGCTGGAGCCGTATGTCATGTGCGGGGTGTTCCCCGCGGCGGTCGTGACCCGTTGCGCCAGCGGCGAACAACGCGACGACTTGCTGGCAGAGATCATTTCGGGCGATGCCGTGATTGCCGTCGCGCACAGCGAGCGTGAAGCGCGAGGCGTCGTGTCACATGTGAGCACGACAGCACGGCCGATGCCGGGCGGCACATGGTGTCTCGATGGACGCAAGACGCTCGTGGTCGGTGCGCCGGTGGCGGATCGTCTGATCGTCGTCGCGCGTGTGGCGGGCGGCGTGCGCGATGACGCAGGCGTGGCGCTTTTCCTCGTCGATCCGCGTGCGACCGGCGTGACGCTCGAGCCGTACCGCTTGCTCGACGGCACACTCGCCGCCGATGTGATGCTTGCAGGTGCGACGGTTGCTGCAAGCGCGGTGCTCGGCACACCCGGTGAGTCGCTGCAAGGACTGCAGGCCGCGGTCGATGAAGCGATTGTCGCGAGTTGCGCGGAACTGCTGGGCGACATCGACGATACGATTGAACTCACGTCCGACTACCTGAAAACGCGCAAGCAGTTCGGCGTGCCCATCGGCAGCTTTCAGGCGCTGCAGCATCGCATCGCCGATATGGCGATCGACGCCATGCAGGCGCGGTCAACGTTGCATCGGGCGCTGCGCGCGCTGACCGAAGACGGGCCGGCGCGCAGCGTGGAGGTATCGGGTTGCAAGGCGCAGACCGTGCGAAGCGGCAAGTTCGTGACGCAGCAAGGCATTCAGTTGCACGGCGGCTACGGCATCACCGACGAGTACAAAGTCGGCCATCATTACCGGCGCATGTTGATCGTCGACGTGCTGTTCGGGAATATGGAGCACCACCTGAACCGTTACGCGCGGCAGATTCAGGCGGACGCTCGAGCCATGGCGGCCTGA
- a CDS encoding acyl-CoA dehydrogenase family protein produces the protein MDFHVNPADKAFRIEVQEFLKAHLPPDLAWRGAQGFLAGDDDALHWTRILHETRGWSVPHWPADQGGTGWTAAQRYIFEEECYLAGAPAQNQAGVSLVGPVICEFGNEEQKRRFLPPIQRGEVFWAQGFSEPGAGSDLASLRTTAVREGDHYVVNGQKIWTSFGSYGQWNFVLVRTDSEAKPQKGISFLLLDMKSPGVTVRPIVTLDGCNHLAEVFYDNVRVPVDNLIGEENKGWGYTKFLLFNERAFLGAEAPALRRYLRKIRHYAMRERAGGAPLLEDPTFAARLAQYELEVLAIDMAVQKILHQGLDERSGGMAVGSMLKVRGSELHQKLTEMLLEVIGDYGAVFYADPNEDRALRVQTFAGPDYAPGLAAEVFYRRACMIYGGTAEIQRNIVAKALFGL, from the coding sequence ATGGATTTTCATGTCAATCCCGCGGACAAAGCCTTCCGCATCGAAGTACAGGAATTTCTGAAGGCGCACCTGCCTCCCGATCTCGCCTGGCGCGGCGCGCAAGGTTTTCTCGCCGGTGACGACGATGCATTGCACTGGACCCGTATCCTGCACGAAACGCGCGGCTGGTCCGTGCCGCACTGGCCGGCAGACCAGGGCGGCACAGGATGGACCGCGGCGCAACGCTATATCTTCGAGGAAGAGTGTTATCTGGCGGGCGCGCCTGCGCAAAATCAGGCAGGGGTATCGCTGGTCGGGCCGGTGATTTGCGAATTCGGCAACGAAGAGCAGAAGCGCCGCTTTCTTCCGCCTATCCAGCGCGGCGAAGTGTTCTGGGCGCAGGGTTTTTCAGAACCCGGAGCGGGCTCCGACCTCGCGTCTCTGCGCACGACGGCCGTTCGCGAAGGCGATCATTACGTCGTCAACGGTCAGAAAATCTGGACGAGTTTCGGAAGCTATGGTCAATGGAACTTCGTGCTGGTGCGGACCGATTCGGAAGCGAAGCCGCAGAAGGGCATTTCGTTCCTCCTGCTCGACATGAAGTCGCCCGGCGTCACTGTCCGGCCCATTGTGACGCTCGACGGTTGCAATCACCTCGCCGAAGTGTTTTACGACAATGTCCGTGTGCCGGTCGACAATCTGATCGGCGAGGAAAACAAGGGCTGGGGCTATACAAAGTTTCTTCTGTTCAACGAGCGAGCGTTCCTTGGCGCGGAAGCCCCGGCGCTGAGACGCTATCTGCGCAAGATCCGTCACTACGCAATGCGCGAGCGCGCGGGTGGCGCGCCTTTGCTTGAAGATCCGACTTTCGCGGCGAGACTGGCCCAGTACGAACTCGAAGTGCTTGCCATCGACATGGCAGTGCAGAAGATCCTGCATCAAGGTTTGGACGAACGCAGTGGCGGCATGGCGGTCGGTTCGATGCTGAAAGTGCGTGGCTCCGAGTTGCATCAGAAGCTGACTGAAATGCTGCTTGAAGTGATCGGCGATTACGGTGCGGTGTTCTACGCCGATCCAAACGAAGACCGGGCGCTGCGAGTGCAGACCTTCGCAGGTCCGGACTACGCGCCCGGTCTCGCAGCCGAGGTGTTCTACCGGCGCGCATGCATGATTTACGGCGGCACGGCGGAAATTCAGCGGAACATCGTCGCGAAGGCGCTGTTTGGACTTTGA
- a CDS encoding AMP-binding protein, with the protein MNAGQLSHDPLMDVPFRPLRLGGTKATVERRPDGSVVYELSEALNSYPLRLTERLVRWATVTPDRPLLARRTADGARWEHLTYRQALDGARALGEALLALGLSPDRPLMILSERGFEHALLALAALHVGVPYVPVTSAYSLLSEDFSKLKYLAAVCTPGLVFADDGALYGRALREVFGEVECLVSGNLPEGRTASLFSDWLATPLTAAVDDAFANVGPDTVGKIMFTSGTTGAPKGVIYSQRMLCSNRQQVAQTFAFLQDTPPILVDWLPWHHTFGGTHNFGMALYGGGTYYLDPGKPTPEQIGPTVDALREIAPVIYLNTPQGLAALLPHLREDETLRRNFFSKLALIYYGGASLPEYIWAAFDELAVKTIGQRVLIMSGLGGTEAGPTPMSAAWDPRREVIAGLPVPGVKVKVVPVGSKMEIRYAGDCVTPGYWKDSERTAASFDEEGYFCSGDAGAFIDPLHLELGLRFDGRLAENFKLSSGTWVNVAELRLAALNAFSPYARDVVIAGHDRDFLTALVFPDLEACRALCGDTIGRALDAEKIVASAGVREHFQRELDMLATRSGGSSSRIERIALESVQPTLDNGELSAKGAISQANVLAQRCAVVAELYEAVPTPRTLVARRRAVPASAASRTP; encoded by the coding sequence ATGAATGCAGGCCAGCTTTCACACGACCCCTTGATGGATGTGCCGTTTCGACCGCTTCGCCTTGGCGGTACGAAGGCCACTGTTGAGCGGCGTCCTGACGGGAGTGTGGTCTATGAACTGAGCGAAGCGCTGAATTCTTATCCTCTGCGACTGACTGAGCGTCTCGTGCGTTGGGCTACAGTCACGCCCGATCGGCCGCTGCTTGCGCGACGAACAGCCGACGGTGCCCGCTGGGAGCATTTGACATACCGGCAGGCGCTCGATGGCGCACGTGCACTCGGCGAAGCTCTGCTGGCTCTAGGCCTGTCGCCTGACAGGCCGCTGATGATTCTCTCGGAACGCGGTTTCGAGCATGCGCTGCTGGCTCTCGCGGCACTGCACGTGGGCGTACCCTACGTGCCCGTTACGTCGGCGTATTCATTGCTGTCCGAAGACTTCTCCAAGCTGAAATATCTCGCCGCGGTATGCACGCCGGGCCTCGTGTTTGCGGACGATGGCGCTCTTTACGGGCGCGCGTTGCGCGAAGTGTTCGGCGAAGTCGAATGTCTTGTGAGCGGCAATCTGCCCGAAGGGCGCACGGCGTCGCTCTTTTCCGACTGGCTTGCCACGCCGCTGACTGCGGCAGTCGATGACGCGTTTGCCAACGTCGGTCCCGATACGGTCGGCAAGATCATGTTCACCTCGGGGACCACCGGCGCGCCCAAGGGGGTGATCTACTCGCAGCGCATGCTGTGCAGTAACCGGCAGCAGGTCGCGCAGACTTTCGCTTTTCTTCAGGATACGCCGCCCATACTGGTGGACTGGCTTCCGTGGCATCACACATTCGGCGGCACGCATAACTTCGGCATGGCGCTGTACGGCGGCGGCACTTACTACCTGGATCCCGGCAAGCCTACTCCGGAGCAGATCGGTCCAACGGTCGATGCATTGCGGGAGATCGCGCCGGTTATCTACCTCAATACGCCACAGGGGCTCGCGGCACTGCTTCCGCATCTGCGCGAGGACGAAACGCTGCGGCGGAATTTCTTCAGCAAGCTGGCGTTGATCTACTACGGCGGTGCCAGCCTGCCGGAGTACATCTGGGCCGCATTCGATGAACTCGCCGTGAAGACCATCGGCCAGCGCGTATTGATCATGTCCGGGCTGGGCGGCACTGAAGCCGGTCCCACGCCGATGTCGGCGGCTTGGGATCCGCGCCGCGAAGTGATTGCCGGGCTGCCCGTACCGGGCGTCAAGGTCAAGGTCGTGCCGGTTGGGTCGAAGATGGAAATTCGTTACGCGGGCGATTGCGTGACGCCGGGATACTGGAAGGATTCCGAACGAACTGCTGCGTCTTTCGACGAAGAGGGTTATTTCTGCTCGGGCGATGCCGGTGCGTTCATCGATCCGCTGCATCTGGAACTCGGCTTGCGCTTCGACGGCCGACTTGCCGAAAACTTCAAGCTGTCCTCCGGCACGTGGGTGAATGTGGCAGAACTGAGACTCGCTGCATTGAATGCTTTTTCACCTTACGCGCGTGACGTCGTGATTGCCGGGCATGATCGGGACTTTCTCACGGCTCTGGTTTTTCCCGATCTCGAAGCGTGCCGGGCATTGTGCGGCGACACGATCGGGCGCGCGTTGGACGCTGAGAAAATCGTCGCCAGTGCCGGCGTGCGTGAGCACTTTCAGCGCGAACTCGACATGCTGGCCACGCGCTCCGGCGGCAGTTCGAGCCGGATCGAGCGGATTGCGCTGGAGAGCGTGCAGCCCACGCTCGACAACGGCGAATTGAGCGCGAAAGGTGCGATCAGTCAGGCCAACGTGCTAGCGCAAAGATGCGCCGTGGTCGCTGAACTATACGAAGCGGTGCCCACGCCTCGCACGTTGGTAGCGCGGCGGCGCGCTGTTCCTGCGAGCGCAGCAAGCCGGACCCCATGA
- the bktB gene encoding beta-ketothiolase BktB, translating to MQREVVIASSMRTAIGDFGGALASVAPTQLGATVVREVLERAHVEGDAVGHVVFGNVIHTEPKDMYLARVVALEGGVGMNAPALTLNRLCGSGLQAIISAAQAIWLGDTDIAIGGGAENMTRAAYLATGARWGARMGDIRLTDMMVGALTDPFGAFHMGVTAENVAAKYGITRDEQDALAVESHRRAGRAVEAGYFKEQIVPVAVHTKKSATMFELDEHVRPTTTVDELAKLRPAFQKDGTVTAGNASGLNDGAAAVLLMERSTAEARGIRPLARLVAYAHAGVDPQYMGIGPVPATQKALKRAGLTVADIDVIEANEAFAAQACAVAKELQFDPERVNPNGSGISLGHPIGATGAIITVKALHELQRTGGRYALVTMCIGGGQGIAAIFERI from the coding sequence ATGCAGAGAGAAGTTGTAATTGCAAGCAGCATGCGTACCGCGATCGGCGATTTCGGAGGCGCGCTGGCCTCCGTTGCACCGACACAACTGGGTGCGACTGTGGTGCGCGAAGTACTCGAGCGGGCGCATGTCGAAGGCGATGCGGTCGGTCACGTCGTATTTGGCAACGTGATCCACACGGAGCCGAAGGACATGTATCTCGCGCGCGTCGTCGCTCTCGAAGGCGGAGTGGGCATGAACGCGCCCGCGCTTACGCTGAACCGCCTGTGCGGCTCGGGTCTGCAGGCGATCATTTCGGCCGCGCAGGCAATCTGGCTTGGCGACACGGACATCGCGATCGGCGGCGGCGCGGAAAACATGACGCGCGCGGCCTATCTCGCAACCGGCGCGCGCTGGGGTGCGCGCATGGGTGACATCCGGCTGACCGACATGATGGTCGGCGCGCTGACCGACCCTTTTGGCGCGTTTCATATGGGCGTGACTGCGGAGAACGTTGCGGCGAAATACGGCATTACCCGCGACGAACAGGACGCACTGGCCGTGGAATCGCATCGCCGGGCCGGACGTGCTGTCGAAGCCGGCTACTTCAAGGAGCAGATTGTTCCGGTTGCGGTGCACACGAAAAAAAGCGCGACGATGTTCGAACTCGATGAGCACGTTCGCCCTACCACCACGGTCGACGAACTGGCGAAGCTGCGCCCCGCGTTCCAGAAGGACGGCACCGTAACAGCCGGAAACGCATCCGGTCTCAACGACGGCGCCGCGGCCGTGCTGCTGATGGAACGCAGTACAGCCGAAGCGCGCGGCATCCGACCATTGGCGCGGCTGGTCGCCTACGCTCACGCCGGCGTCGATCCGCAATACATGGGCATAGGCCCCGTGCCGGCCACCCAGAAGGCGCTGAAACGGGCCGGACTGACCGTGGCGGACATCGACGTCATCGAAGCGAATGAAGCCTTTGCCGCGCAGGCATGTGCCGTCGCCAAAGAACTGCAGTTCGATCCTGAACGAGTGAACCCGAACGGCTCCGGTATTTCGCTGGGCCATCCGATTGGCGCAACGGGTGCGATCATCACGGTCAAGGCGCTCCATGAACTGCAGCGGACCGGTGGCCGCTATGCGCTCGTGACGATGTGCATCGGCGGCGGTCAAGGCATTGCGGCAATCTTCGAGCGCATCTGA
- a CDS encoding carboxymuconolactone decarboxylase family protein: MSESREKGRQVVREMLGDEFLGAMDAAAASGGFAADAASLALENAFGDAWARPGLDRRSRSLVTLGMLIAQRTPWEFSNHVRIGLANGLTEKELEEVVLHAIPYVGFPAVSVALKACKDVLGERVATVQE; this comes from the coding sequence GTGTCAGAAAGTCGTGAGAAGGGACGTCAGGTGGTTCGAGAAATGTTGGGCGACGAGTTTCTGGGTGCAATGGATGCCGCCGCGGCGTCCGGTGGATTCGCCGCCGATGCAGCGTCGCTCGCGCTTGAAAACGCATTCGGTGACGCATGGGCGCGTCCAGGCCTGGATCGCCGTTCGAGAAGCCTCGTTACGCTAGGCATGCTGATCGCGCAGCGCACGCCGTGGGAATTCAGCAATCACGTGCGTATCGGGCTTGCAAACGGCCTGACGGAGAAGGAGCTCGAAGAAGTCGTTCTACACGCAATTCCGTATGTCGGCTTTCCGGCTGTCAGCGTCGCCCTGAAGGCGTGCAAGGATGTGCTGGGCGAACGCGTGGCGACCGTCCAGGAATAA
- a CDS encoding nitronate monooxygenase family protein: MKTRITELLGIRYPIVQGGMMWVGLAELAAAVSNAGALGTITALTQPTPEALSVEIDRTRSMTSEPFAVNLTILPTIKPVPYDEYVQAIVESGVKIVETAGRNPESYLPAFKAAGIKVIHKCTSVRHALKAEAIGCDAVSVDGFECAGHPGEDDVPNLVLLPAAAARLRIPMLASGGIADARGMVAALALGADGINMGTRFMATREAPIHENVKRQLLEHDERNTALIFRTLKNTSRIFRNAVAEQVLDLERQQNTTFADLKPLVSGERGRRIYETGDTDGGTFPAGLAIGLIHDIPTCEELVTRMIEQARDLIHRRLAAMMDKADNEAACPA; the protein is encoded by the coding sequence ATGAAAACACGCATCACCGAGCTACTGGGAATTCGCTATCCGATCGTGCAGGGCGGCATGATGTGGGTGGGACTTGCGGAACTGGCCGCCGCGGTATCGAACGCCGGTGCGCTGGGCACCATTACCGCACTGACGCAGCCGACACCCGAGGCGCTGAGCGTTGAAATCGATCGCACGAGATCGATGACGAGCGAGCCGTTCGCCGTGAACCTGACCATTCTTCCGACCATCAAGCCGGTTCCTTATGACGAGTACGTGCAGGCTATCGTCGAGAGCGGAGTGAAGATCGTCGAGACCGCGGGGCGCAATCCCGAGTCGTACCTGCCTGCCTTCAAGGCGGCGGGTATCAAGGTGATTCACAAATGCACGTCCGTGCGCCACGCGCTCAAGGCGGAGGCGATCGGCTGCGACGCGGTGAGTGTCGACGGCTTCGAATGCGCCGGCCATCCTGGAGAAGACGACGTGCCGAATCTCGTATTGCTGCCGGCTGCTGCTGCGCGATTGCGGATTCCGATGCTTGCGTCCGGCGGCATCGCCGACGCGCGCGGCATGGTGGCGGCACTTGCTCTGGGCGCGGACGGCATCAATATGGGCACGCGCTTCATGGCAACGCGTGAAGCGCCGATTCACGAAAACGTGAAGCGCCAGTTGCTCGAACATGATGAGCGGAATACCGCACTGATTTTCCGCACGCTCAAGAACACGTCGCGTATTTTTCGTAACGCCGTAGCGGAGCAGGTGCTCGATCTGGAGCGCCAGCAGAACACGACATTCGCGGACCTGAAGCCGCTCGTGAGCGGCGAGCGCGGAAGGCGCATCTACGAAACAGGCGACACGGACGGCGGCACGTTTCCCGCCGGTCTCGCTATCGGCCTGATCCACGATATTCCAACCTGCGAAGAACTGGTGACGCGCATGATCGAGCAGGCGCGCGATCTGATTCACCGAAGACTGGCAGCGATGATGGACAAGGCGGACAACGAAGCAGCGTGTCCGGCCTGA